The Mycolicibacterium smegmatis genome has a window encoding:
- the metX gene encoding homoserine O-acetyltransferase MetX, with protein MTIIEERATDTGMATVPLPAEGEIGLVHIGALTLENGTVLPDVTIAVQRWGELAPDRGNVVMVLHALTGDSHVTGPAGDGHPTAGWWDGVAGPGAPIDTDHWCAIATNVLGGCRGSTGPGSLAPDGKPWGSRFPQITIRDQVAADRAALAALGITEVAAVVGGSMGGARALEWLVTHPDDVRAGLVLAVGARATADQIGTQSTQVAAIKADPDWQGGDYHGTGRAPTEGMEIARRFAHLTYRGEEELDDRFANTPQDDEDPLTGGRYAVQSYLEYQGGKLARRFDPGTYVVLSDALSSHDVGRGRGGVEAALRSCPVPVVVGGITSDRLYPIRLQQELAELLPGCQGLDVVDSIYGHDGFLVETELVGKLIRRTLELAQR; from the coding sequence GTGACGATCATCGAAGAACGAGCCACGGACACCGGCATGGCCACCGTCCCCCTGCCCGCCGAAGGTGAGATCGGCCTGGTCCACATCGGCGCGCTGACGCTTGAGAACGGCACCGTGCTGCCGGACGTCACGATCGCGGTGCAGCGGTGGGGCGAACTCGCACCCGACCGCGGCAACGTGGTGATGGTTCTGCACGCGCTCACCGGCGACTCCCACGTCACCGGGCCGGCCGGCGACGGACACCCGACCGCGGGATGGTGGGACGGCGTCGCGGGGCCCGGCGCCCCGATCGACACCGACCACTGGTGCGCGATCGCGACCAACGTGCTGGGCGGCTGCCGCGGCTCGACTGGTCCCGGATCGCTCGCGCCGGACGGAAAGCCGTGGGGCTCACGGTTTCCCCAGATCACCATCCGCGACCAGGTGGCCGCCGACCGCGCCGCGCTCGCGGCGCTGGGCATCACCGAGGTCGCAGCTGTGGTCGGCGGCTCGATGGGCGGCGCACGCGCGCTGGAGTGGCTCGTCACGCACCCCGACGACGTGCGCGCGGGCCTGGTGCTGGCGGTCGGCGCCCGTGCCACGGCCGACCAGATCGGCACGCAGAGCACCCAGGTGGCCGCGATCAAGGCCGATCCGGACTGGCAGGGCGGCGACTACCACGGCACCGGTCGCGCGCCCACCGAGGGCATGGAGATCGCCCGCCGGTTCGCGCATCTGACCTACCGCGGCGAAGAGGAACTCGACGACCGCTTCGCCAACACCCCCCAGGACGACGAGGATCCCCTCACCGGGGGCCGGTACGCCGTGCAGAGCTACCTGGAGTACCAGGGCGGCAAGCTCGCGCGCCGGTTCGACCCGGGAACCTACGTGGTGCTCAGCGACGCGCTGTCCAGCCATGACGTGGGTCGCGGCCGGGGCGGCGTCGAGGCCGCGCTGCGCAGTTGTCCGGTACCGGTCGTGGTCGGTGGGATCACGTCGGACCGGTTGTACCCGATCCGTTTACAGCAAGAGCTCGCCGAACTGCTCCCCGGCTGTCAGGGCCTGGACGTGGTCGACTCGATCTACGGACACGACGGATTCCTCGTCGAGACCGAGCTGGTCGGCAAGCTCATCCGGAGAACATTGGAGCTTGCACAACGGTGA
- a CDS encoding bifunctional o-acetylhomoserine/o-acetylserine sulfhydrylase — protein MTTPDPTENWSFETKQIHAGQSPDSATHARALPIYQTTSYTFDDTSHAAALFGLEVPGNIYTRIGNPTTDVVEQRIAALEGGVAALFLSSGQAAETFAILNIAKAGDHIVSSPRLYGGTYNLLHYTLPKLGIETTFVENPDDLESWRAAVRPNTKAFFAETISNPQIDILDIPNVAAIAHEAGVPLIVDNTIATPYLIQPIAHGADIVVHSATKYLGGHGSAIAGVIVDGGTFDWTNGKFPGFTEPDPSYHGVVFAELGAPAYALKARVQLLRDLGSAAAPFNAFLIAQGLETLSLRVERHVANAQKVAEFLENHPDVSSVNYAGLPSSPWYELGRKLAPKGTGAVLAFELSGGLEAGKAFVNALTLHSHVANIGDVRSLVIHPASTTHQQLSPEEQLSTGVTPGLVRLAVGLEGIDDIIADLEQGFAAARPFSGAAQTAQTV, from the coding sequence ATGACCACCCCCGATCCCACCGAGAACTGGTCGTTCGAGACCAAGCAGATCCACGCGGGTCAGTCGCCCGACAGCGCGACCCACGCCCGTGCGCTGCCGATCTACCAGACCACGTCGTACACCTTCGACGACACCAGCCATGCCGCGGCCCTGTTCGGCCTTGAGGTTCCCGGCAACATCTACACCCGCATCGGCAACCCCACCACCGACGTCGTCGAGCAGCGCATCGCCGCACTCGAGGGTGGCGTCGCGGCGCTGTTCCTGTCCTCAGGGCAGGCCGCCGAGACGTTCGCGATCCTCAACATCGCCAAGGCCGGCGACCACATCGTGTCCAGCCCGCGCCTGTACGGCGGCACCTACAACCTACTGCACTACACGCTGCCCAAGCTGGGCATCGAGACCACGTTCGTCGAGAACCCCGACGATCTGGAGTCGTGGCGCGCGGCGGTACGCCCGAACACCAAGGCGTTCTTCGCCGAGACGATCTCCAACCCCCAGATCGACATCCTCGACATCCCGAACGTCGCCGCGATCGCGCACGAGGCGGGCGTCCCGTTGATCGTCGACAACACGATCGCCACGCCGTACCTGATCCAGCCGATCGCCCACGGCGCCGACATCGTCGTGCACTCGGCCACCAAGTACCTGGGCGGGCACGGATCGGCGATCGCGGGCGTCATCGTCGACGGCGGCACGTTCGACTGGACCAACGGCAAGTTCCCCGGCTTCACCGAACCGGATCCCAGCTACCACGGTGTGGTGTTCGCCGAGCTCGGTGCGCCGGCCTACGCCCTGAAGGCACGCGTGCAACTGCTGCGTGACCTGGGCTCGGCGGCCGCCCCGTTCAACGCGTTCCTGATCGCGCAGGGTCTGGAGACCCTGTCGCTGCGCGTCGAGCGCCATGTCGCCAACGCGCAGAAGGTCGCCGAGTTCCTGGAGAACCACCCCGACGTGTCGTCGGTGAACTACGCGGGCCTGCCGTCCTCGCCGTGGTACGAGCTGGGCCGCAAACTCGCCCCCAAGGGCACCGGCGCGGTGCTCGCGTTCGAGCTGTCGGGCGGCCTGGAGGCCGGTAAGGCCTTCGTGAACGCGCTGACGCTGCACAGTCACGTCGCCAACATCGGCGACGTGCGGTCGCTGGTGATCCACCCGGCGTCGACGACGCACCAGCAGCTGAGCCCCGAGGAGCAGCTGTCGACGGGTGTCACGCCGGGCCTGGTGCGCCTGGCGGTCGGCCTCGAAGGCATCGACGACATCATCGCCGACCTGGAGCAGGGGTTCGCCGCCGCGCGCCCGTTCAGCGGCGCGGCCCAGACGGCCCAGACGGTGTGA
- a CDS encoding NADP-dependent isocitrate dehydrogenase translates to MSAQQPTIIYTLTDEAPLLATYAFLPVVRKFAEAAGIDVKTSDISVAARILAEFGDHLTEEQRVPDNLGELGALTQDPSANIIKLPNISASVPQLLAAIKELQGKGYNVPDYPANPKTDDEKKIKDRYAKILGSAVNPVLREGNSDRRAPKAVKEYARKHPHSMGEWSQASRTHVATMKTGDFYHGEKSMTLDRDRRVKMVLKTKSGEEIVLKPEVKLDAGDIIDSMYMSKKALIAFYEEQIEDAYKTGVMFSLHVKATMMKVSHPIVFGHAVKVFYKDAFAKHEKLFDELGVNVNNGLSDLYDKIEALPASQREEIIEDLHKCHEHRPELAMVDSAKGISNFHSPSDVIVDASMPAMIRLGGKMYGADGRTKDTKAVNPESTFSRMYQEMINFCKTHGQFDPTTMGTVPNVGLMAQKAEEYGSHDKTFEIPEDGVADIVDIDTGEVLLTQNVEEGDIWRMPIVKDAPIRDWVKLAVTRARLSGMPVVFWLDTERPHEVELRKKVKEYLKDHDTEGLKIQIMPQVWAMRYTLERVVRGKDTIAATGNILRDYLTDLFPILELGTSAKMLSIVPLMAGGGLYETGAGGSAPKHVHQLVEENHLRWDSLGEFLALGASLEDMGNKTGNEKAKVLAKALDTATGKLLEENKSPSRRTGELDNRGSQFYLSLFWAQALAEQTEDAELAERFKPLAKALAEQEEAIVSELNSVQGKTVDIGGYYYPDPEKTSEVMRPSKTFNTTLESV, encoded by the coding sequence ATGAGCGCCCAGCAGCCGACCATCATCTACACGCTGACCGACGAGGCGCCGCTGCTTGCGACCTATGCCTTCTTGCCGGTGGTACGGAAATTCGCCGAAGCGGCAGGCATCGACGTCAAAACCAGCGACATCTCGGTTGCGGCCCGCATCCTGGCCGAGTTCGGGGATCACCTGACCGAGGAGCAGCGGGTCCCGGACAACCTGGGTGAGCTGGGCGCGCTGACGCAGGACCCCAGCGCCAACATCATCAAGCTGCCGAACATCAGCGCTTCGGTGCCGCAGCTGCTCGCGGCGATCAAGGAGCTGCAGGGCAAGGGGTACAACGTGCCGGATTACCCGGCCAACCCGAAGACCGACGACGAGAAGAAGATCAAGGACCGCTACGCCAAGATCCTCGGCAGCGCGGTGAACCCCGTTCTGCGCGAAGGCAACTCGGACCGCCGCGCACCCAAGGCGGTCAAGGAGTACGCGCGCAAGCACCCGCACAGCATGGGTGAGTGGAGCCAGGCGTCGCGCACCCACGTCGCGACCATGAAGACCGGCGACTTCTACCACGGCGAGAAGTCGATGACGCTGGACCGCGACCGCCGCGTCAAGATGGTGCTCAAGACCAAGAGCGGCGAGGAGATCGTCCTCAAGCCCGAGGTCAAGCTCGACGCGGGCGACATCATCGACTCGATGTACATGAGCAAGAAGGCGCTCATCGCGTTCTACGAGGAGCAGATCGAGGACGCCTACAAGACCGGCGTCATGTTCAGCCTTCACGTCAAGGCGACCATGATGAAGGTGTCGCACCCCATCGTGTTCGGCCACGCGGTCAAGGTCTTCTACAAGGACGCGTTCGCCAAGCACGAGAAGCTGTTCGACGAGCTCGGTGTCAACGTCAACAACGGTCTGTCCGATCTGTACGACAAGATCGAGGCGCTGCCCGCGTCGCAGCGCGAGGAGATCATCGAGGATCTGCACAAGTGCCACGAGCACCGGCCGGAGCTCGCGATGGTCGACTCGGCCAAGGGCATCTCGAACTTCCACTCGCCGTCCGACGTCATCGTCGACGCCTCGATGCCCGCGATGATCCGCCTCGGCGGCAAGATGTACGGCGCAGACGGCCGCACCAAGGACACCAAGGCCGTCAACCCGGAGTCGACCTTCTCCCGCATGTACCAGGAGATGATCAACTTCTGCAAGACGCACGGCCAGTTCGATCCCACCACCATGGGCACGGTGCCGAACGTCGGACTGATGGCGCAGAAGGCCGAGGAGTACGGCAGCCACGACAAGACCTTCGAGATCCCCGAGGACGGCGTCGCCGACATCGTCGACATCGACACCGGTGAGGTGCTGCTCACCCAGAACGTCGAAGAGGGCGATATCTGGCGCATGCCGATCGTCAAGGACGCGCCGATCCGCGACTGGGTCAAGCTGGCCGTCACGCGCGCTCGGCTGTCCGGCATGCCCGTGGTGTTCTGGCTGGACACCGAGCGTCCGCACGAGGTCGAGCTGCGCAAGAAGGTCAAGGAGTACCTCAAGGACCACGACACCGAAGGCCTGAAAATCCAGATCATGCCGCAGGTGTGGGCCATGCGGTACACGCTGGAGCGGGTCGTCCGCGGCAAGGACACCATCGCCGCGACCGGCAACATCCTGCGCGACTACCTCACCGACCTGTTCCCGATCCTGGAGCTGGGCACCAGCGCCAAGATGCTGTCGATCGTGCCGCTGATGGCCGGCGGCGGTCTGTACGAGACCGGGGCGGGCGGCTCGGCGCCCAAGCATGTGCACCAGCTCGTCGAGGAGAACCACCTGCGGTGGGATTCGCTGGGTGAGTTCCTCGCCCTCGGCGCCAGCCTTGAGGACATGGGCAACAAGACCGGCAACGAGAAGGCCAAGGTGCTGGCCAAGGCGCTCGACACCGCGACCGGAAAGTTGTTGGAGGAGAACAAGAGCCCGTCGCGTCGTACCGGTGAGCTGGACAACCGCGGCAGCCAGTTCTACCTGTCGCTGTTCTGGGCCCAGGCCCTGGCCGAGCAGACCGAGGACGCCGAACTCGCCGAGCGCTTCAAGCCGCTGGCCAAGGCGCTCGCCGAGCAGGAGGAGGCCATCGTCTCCGAGCTGAACTCGGTGCAGGGCAAGACGGTCGACATCGGCGGTTACTACTACCCGGATCCGGAGAAGACCTCCGAGGTGATGCGTCCGAGCAAGACGTTCAACACCACGCTCGAATCGGTGTAA
- a CDS encoding alpha/beta fold hydrolase encodes MVERAPIHLGSRDGNTEPILLLHPFLLSQSVWKYVAPQLADTGRYEVFAPTMADHNGGPRGPFLLDVAHLADDIERRMDEVGWTTAHIVGNSLGGWVAFELERRGRARTLTGIAPAGGWTRFTPAKYEIVAKFVGGLPIVLATKLLGQRVHRLPFTRHISYVAVAATADSLTDDDRRDLIDDLAHCPAYHKLLLKSLTTAGLMELPNSCTPTHLVICEKDRVLPHPRFTRHFTRHLPANAEVTHLDGVGHVPMFEAPGRVTELITEFVDRHTERGRAAG; translated from the coding sequence ATGGTTGAACGTGCACCCATCCACCTGGGCTCCCGCGACGGCAACACCGAGCCGATCCTGCTGCTGCACCCGTTCCTGCTGTCGCAGAGCGTGTGGAAGTACGTCGCTCCGCAACTCGCCGACACCGGCCGCTACGAGGTGTTCGCCCCCACGATGGCCGACCACAACGGCGGGCCCCGCGGGCCGTTCCTGCTGGACGTCGCGCATCTGGCCGACGACATCGAGCGCCGTATGGACGAGGTCGGCTGGACCACCGCCCACATCGTCGGCAACTCGCTGGGCGGCTGGGTGGCGTTCGAACTGGAGCGTCGCGGCCGCGCGCGGACGCTGACCGGCATCGCGCCCGCGGGCGGGTGGACGCGCTTCACACCGGCCAAGTACGAGATCGTCGCGAAGTTCGTCGGCGGTCTGCCGATCGTGCTGGCCACGAAACTGCTGGGCCAGCGCGTGCACCGGCTGCCGTTCACCCGCCACATCTCCTACGTGGCGGTCGCCGCGACGGCCGACTCGCTCACCGACGATGACCGCCGCGACCTCATCGACGACCTCGCGCACTGCCCGGCCTACCACAAGCTCCTGCTCAAGTCGCTGACCACCGCGGGCCTGATGGAGCTGCCCAACTCGTGCACGCCGACACACCTGGTGATCTGCGAGAAGGACCGCGTGCTCCCCCACCCCCGGTTCACCCGGCACTTCACCCGGCACCTGCCTGCCAACGCCGAGGTCACCCATCTCGACGGGGTGGGCCACGTGCCGATGTTCGAGGCGCCCGGCCGCGTCACCGAACTGATCACCGAGTTCGTCGACCGCCATACCGAGCGGGGCCGCGCGGCCGGCTGA